From the genome of Natronolimnobius baerhuensis:
GTATCCCTACACCACCGATGTCGACCACTCGCTCGTCGAGGAGGCACTCGAACGCCACGATCTGTTCCCGACTGGTGGGAGCGACGCTCACGAAACGGAACTCGGCATTGCTGGCCTCTCTCGAGCGGCGTATCAACGGCTTTCGTTGTCAGAAGAGTAATACAAATTCCCGCCGAGAGCGGAGGGTTCAATGCACCTGAGCCCATACAGTGGTCTATGAACTGCCACTACTGTGACCGTGAAGCGGCCTTCGCAGCTGACTCCGACGGCCTCAAAGTCGGACTCTGTGAAGACCACTTTCGGGAACGGTTGCAGGAACTCGCAGAAGCAGATGGGCTCGAGACACTCAAAGAACAAGTCGACGTTGATCGAGCCGAATAACGACGCTCGCAGTTCTTTTCGCTGTGTGTACTCCGCCCACAGCGACGGTTACGCCGACCGCCCAGCGTCGACGTCAATCGCATCAACCGGACAGACGTCAACACAGAGCATACAATCGATACACTGTGTCTCGTTCGCGGGGTCGGCTTTCTCCTCGCTTTCGGGGTGACCCGGCGTCTCAACCCACTCAAAAACATCGACTGGGCAATCCTCGAGACACGCGCCGTCGGCGAGACAGATGTCGAAGTCAACGGCGACGTGGGTGCCGTGGATGCCCAGTTCCTCGGGTTCGTCGACGGGTCCCCAGACGACGTGGCCGTTGTGCTCGTCGACCTGGTCGCGGTTCTCGTGGAACTGTGGATCTATGGCCATTGCTAGCAATTCTAAACGGTGGACACTTAAAAGTATATACTCGCTGTTGGCCGCTGACGGACTAAAATGCGGGGACTCATTCCTCGAGAGAGCGCGTCGTTTTTGATTCGGCCGCTTGTAGTCCAAGGCATGAACCTCACTCACCGCCCCCGCCGACTGCGACAGGATCGGGTCCGCGGACTCGTCAGCGAGACGAGCCTCGAGCCGTCCGATCTCATCGCCCCCATTTTCGTCGACGCGACGACCGACGAGCGCGTCGAAATCGAGTCGATGCCCGGCCACGAGCGCGTCCCGGTCGACGACGCCGTTGCTCGCGTCGAAGACGTCCTCGAGACCGGCGTCGAGGCCGTCATGCTCTTTGGCATTCCCGAATCCAAAGATCCCGAAGGCACCCGCGCCTGGGCCGACAACGGCGTGGTACAGGAGGCCACGCGGCGCATTACGGACGCCACCGACGCCTACGTCATCACCGACGCCTGTCTCTGTGAGTACACCGACCACGGCCACTGCGGGCCACTCGAGGAGGAACTGCGCGTCGAGGACCACGAGCACGGCGCGGACTGTGCGCACGATCCGACGCTGACCGTCGACAACGACGCGACGCTCGAGGCGCTCGAGCGCATTGCCGTCTCCCATGCCGAGGCAGGCGCGGACATGATCGCACCGAGTGGCATGATGGACGGGATGGTCGGGGCGATTCGGGACGGACTCGACGGGGCGGGCTACGAGCACGTCCCGATCATGAGCTACGCGGCGAAGTACGAGAGCGCCTTCTACGGCCCGTTCCGGGATGCAGCAGACGGCGCACCCTCCTTCGGGAACCGGCGACACTACCAGATGGATCCCGCGAACGCGCGCGAGGCCATGCGCGAGGTGCGCCTCGACGCCGAGCAGGGCGCGGACGTGATGATGGTCAAACCCGCCCTCCCCTATCTCGACATCGTCAGCGCCGTCCGCCGAGAGTTCGACCACCCCGTCGCCGCCTACAACGTCTCCGGCGAGTACGCCATGCTCCACGCCGCCGCCGAGAAGGGCTGGCTGGATCTCGAGGCAGTGGCACTCGAGTCGCTACTCTCGATTAAACGCGCGGGTGCGGACCTGATTTTGACGTACTTCGCGGAAGACGTCGCGCGCGAACTGTAATCCACTCGAGTCGACCCCGATTTTGACGAACGTCAATCCGCGTACTCGAGCGATGCGGGCGTGGCAACATCTGCCGCGCGCGAGCAGATTCGATGTCACGAGCCGTGATTTCGTGCCAAATCGCTACTCGAGCCAGCACACACTGCAAAGAACCGGTGGACGAACGGCCAATATATAACGACTATCGAAAACGAGGGTAAAGTTCAACACCATAATACACATTATATCTGTTTTAAATTCTGACGATGATACCTATTACACGCTATTTTTCGACGAATATCAACGCTAACCCTTATATTGGGTAAGTCCATGCCAGTCAAACGTGATTCAGAACACAAGCGGATGCGGATTGGGAGAAATGGTGGACAAACGTCTATCGATATTCGATAGTGTAACGGGTTCCATGGGGGCACACGAATGATCGAGCTACTCGAGCCGGTCACCCTGCAGGCAGAAGGCGACCTCGAGTCGCTCGCGACCGGGATGAACCTGATGTGGGCGCTGACGGTCACGTTCCTGATCTTCTTCATGCACGCCGGCTTCGCGATGCTCGAGGCGGGCCAGGTTCGTTCGAAGAACGTCGCAAACCAGTTGACGAAGAACATGCTGACCTGGGCAATTGGCATCTTCGCGTTCTTCGTGATCGGGATGGGGATTTCGAACAACGTCGGCTCGATGCTCGGCGGTGGCGAGTCCTCGCCGCTGACGATGTTCGGTGAAGGATCGTTCGACTGGGCAATGTGGCTGTTCAGCGCGGTGTTCGCGATGACAGCTGCAACGATTGTTTCTGGTGCTGTCGCTGGTCGCGCGAAACTCCGCGCGTACGTGGCCTACACCTTCCTGCTTGCAGCACTGATCTACCCAGTCGTCGCAGCGATGGTCTGGTACGCCCCTGGTGGCGAACCGATCCTCGCACAGTTCGGCTTCGCTGACTTCGCGGGCGGCATGGTCGTCCACGGCGTCGGCGGTGTTGCCGGCCTCACCGCAGCGTGGATCCTCGGCGCTCGCATGGACAAATACAACGACGACGGCAGCGTCAACATCATCCCCGGCCACTCAATGACCTTCGCCGTCCTCGGGACGCTCATCCTCTGTTTCGGCTGGTTCGGCTTCAACGTCGGAACCGCCGCAACGGTCATCGACCCCGCAACGCTCGAGTTGGCTGACTTCGACTACGTCGGCAGCGTCGCGATGGTCACCGCTCTCGGCATGGGTCTGGGCGCACTGGGTGCCTCGACCGTCTCGATTGTGATGAACGGCAAAGTCGATACGCTCTACGTCGCAAACGGCATGCTCGCAGGCCTCGTCGGTGTCACCGGTCCAACGGACCTCATCACGCCGATGGGCGCAATCGCGATTGGCTTCCTCGCTGGCGCACAGCTCCCAATCGTCTTCAAATTCGTCGAGCAGAAACTCAAGATCGACGACGTCTGTGCAGTCTTCCCGGTCCACGGATCTGCCGGGATGCTCGGCCTGATCATCTACCCGCTCTGGTCCATCGAGGGCACGGCAATCGGCGGTGGCGTCATCGCCGGCGGCATCTTCTCGATTGAAGCAAGCGCGTTCGTCCCACAGATCGTCGGCGTCGCCGTCATCACGATCTGGACGGTCGTCGCAACCGCAGCCGTCTGGGGCGCGTTCAAGGCAATCGGCCAGGCACGCGTCACTACCGATCACGAACGTGACGGACTCGACCTCTCCGAACACGGCGTCGATACCTACCCCGAATTCGGCAAACCTGACGTCGCCACCGACGGCGGCATGACAACTGACGACGACATGGAAGACAAAATCATTCGTACTGACGGTGGAGAACCAACCGACGACGACCCCAACGACGGCGAACTCAAGATGGTCACCGCGATCATCCGCCCGGACCGCCTCGGTGCAGTGAAAAAGAGCCTCGCAGAGACTGGTGCGCCGTCACTAACCGTCACCAACGTCTCCGGTCGCGGCTCCCAGCCCGCAAAGAAGGGCCAATGGCGCGGCGAGGAGTACACCGTCGACCTCCACCAGAAGGTCAAAATCGAGTGCGTCGTCGCCGACATCCCAGCGGAGGAAGTCGTCGAAGCAATCGGTGAGGCTGCAAACACCGGCGAACCCGGCGACGGCAAAATATTCGTCCTCCCCGTTGATGGGGCCTACCAGGTCCGTACCGGCAACACCGGACAGGACGCAGTCTAAGAACACGGACTCGAGGTCGTCACACGCGCGTGTCGCCGACACGCGTTCGCGAGCATCGACTCGCCGACCCACACGAACATCTTGGCTGGCTTCGGCACACTGACGTTTTACTTTTCTTGACAAACTGGATGTAAATCGATTGAATCGACTCACCTCGAGCAGGAGACCCTGCATACGACGGGGCGACTCGAGGTGTCGACAATCGCACCCCGGTACTACTTTCCCGACGGATTGCTTACGGCCAGCTATGAACGACGACAATTCACGCGAGCTGTATGACCGAGCGCTGTCGGTCATGCCTGGCGGGGTCAACTCGGCCGTTCGTGCGGCAATCGAACCCTATCCGTTCTTTGTCCAGAAAGGCGACGGCGGGCACATTATCGACGCGGACGGCAACCGCTACATTGACTGGGTGATGGGTCTGGGGCCGCTCATGCTGGGCCATGACCTCCCACAGCCAGTCAAGTCGAGCATTCAGCAGAAAGCAAGTGAGGGACCGATGTACGGTATGCCGACCGAAATCGAGGTCGATCTGGCGGAGTTCGTCGTGCGTCATGTGCCAAGCGTCGAGAAGATTCGGTTCGTCAATTCGGGCACCGAAGCGACCACCTCCGCGGTGCGCCTCGCACGCGGCTACACTGGCCGGAACAAAATCGTCATCAATCAGGGCGGCTACCACGGTGCACAGGAGTCGACGCTGGTCGAGGGCGACGCCGAGAACACCGCGCCATCCTCGGCGGGTGTGCCACAGGCCTTCGCCGAACACACCCTTCCCGTACCCTTTAACGACGAGGAAGCCGTCCGCAAGGTCTTTGAAAAACACGGCGACGACATCGCAGCCGTGATGACCGAGCCGATTCTGGGCAACTATGGCATCGTCCATCCCACCGACGGCTATCACGACTTTTTGCGGGAGATCACCGAGGATCACGGCTCGCTGTTGATCTTCGACGAGGTCATCACCGGCTTCCGCGTTGGCGGTCTCGGCTGTGCCCAGAGCGAGTTCGGCGTCACCCCCGACCTTACCACGTTCGGCAAGATCATCGGTGGCGGCTTCCCCGTCGGCGCAATCGGCGGCAAAGCAGAGATCATCGAACAGTTCGCCCCCTCCGGCCCCGTCTTCCAGGCCGGAACCTTCTCCGGCCACCCCGTGACGATGGCTGCCGGCCTCGAGACCCTCAAATTTGCCGCCGAAAACGACGTCTACGACCACATCGACGGACTGGGCGACCGTCTGCGCTCTGGCCTCTCCGACATCGTCGCCGAGCAGGCACCGGAGTACACCGTCGCCGGCACCGCGGGCATGTTCAAGGTGATTTTCACCCGCGATGGCGAGGCTCCACAGAACGCTGCCGACGTGAAAAACGCCGAAACCGACCGCTGGCGACGCGTCTTCTGGGGTCAGATGAAAGACCAGGGAATCGTCCTCTCGCAAAACCAGTT
Proteins encoded in this window:
- a CDS encoding DUF6757 family protein, translating into MNCHYCDREAAFAADSDGLKVGLCEDHFRERLQELAEADGLETLKEQVDVDRAE
- the hemB gene encoding porphobilinogen synthase; the protein is MNLTHRPRRLRQDRVRGLVSETSLEPSDLIAPIFVDATTDERVEIESMPGHERVPVDDAVARVEDVLETGVEAVMLFGIPESKDPEGTRAWADNGVVQEATRRITDATDAYVITDACLCEYTDHGHCGPLEEELRVEDHEHGADCAHDPTLTVDNDATLEALERIAVSHAEAGADMIAPSGMMDGMVGAIRDGLDGAGYEHVPIMSYAAKYESAFYGPFRDAADGAPSFGNRRHYQMDPANAREAMREVRLDAEQGADVMMVKPALPYLDIVSAVRREFDHPVAAYNVSGEYAMLHAAAEKGWLDLEAVALESLLSIKRAGADLILTYFAEDVAREL
- the hemL gene encoding glutamate-1-semialdehyde 2,1-aminomutase, which produces MNDDNSRELYDRALSVMPGGVNSAVRAAIEPYPFFVQKGDGGHIIDADGNRYIDWVMGLGPLMLGHDLPQPVKSSIQQKASEGPMYGMPTEIEVDLAEFVVRHVPSVEKIRFVNSGTEATTSAVRLARGYTGRNKIVINQGGYHGAQESTLVEGDAENTAPSSAGVPQAFAEHTLPVPFNDEEAVRKVFEKHGDDIAAVMTEPILGNYGIVHPTDGYHDFLREITEDHGSLLIFDEVITGFRVGGLGCAQSEFGVTPDLTTFGKIIGGGFPVGAIGGKAEIIEQFAPSGPVFQAGTFSGHPVTMAAGLETLKFAAENDVYDHIDGLGDRLRSGLSDIVAEQAPEYTVAGTAGMFKVIFTRDGEAPQNAADVKNAETDRWRRVFWGQMKDQGIVLSQNQFECQFVSYNHTDEDVEETLEAYKEAL
- a CDS encoding ammonium transporter, giving the protein MIELLEPVTLQAEGDLESLATGMNLMWALTVTFLIFFMHAGFAMLEAGQVRSKNVANQLTKNMLTWAIGIFAFFVIGMGISNNVGSMLGGGESSPLTMFGEGSFDWAMWLFSAVFAMTAATIVSGAVAGRAKLRAYVAYTFLLAALIYPVVAAMVWYAPGGEPILAQFGFADFAGGMVVHGVGGVAGLTAAWILGARMDKYNDDGSVNIIPGHSMTFAVLGTLILCFGWFGFNVGTAATVIDPATLELADFDYVGSVAMVTALGMGLGALGASTVSIVMNGKVDTLYVANGMLAGLVGVTGPTDLITPMGAIAIGFLAGAQLPIVFKFVEQKLKIDDVCAVFPVHGSAGMLGLIIYPLWSIEGTAIGGGVIAGGIFSIEASAFVPQIVGVAVITIWTVVATAAVWGAFKAIGQARVTTDHERDGLDLSEHGVDTYPEFGKPDVATDGGMTTDDDMEDKIIRTDGGEPTDDDPNDGELKMVTAIIRPDRLGAVKKSLAETGAPSLTVTNVSGRGSQPAKKGQWRGEEYTVDLHQKVKIECVVADIPAEEVVEAIGEAANTGEPGDGKIFVLPVDGAYQVRTGNTGQDAV
- a CDS encoding 4Fe-4S dicluster domain-containing protein; this translates as MAIDPQFHENRDQVDEHNGHVVWGPVDEPEELGIHGTHVAVDFDICLADGACLEDCPVDVFEWVETPGHPESEEKADPANETQCIDCMLCVDVCPVDAIDVDAGRSA